Proteins encoded by one window of Natronomonas salsuginis:
- a CDS encoding 2,3-butanediol dehydrogenase translates to MRAAVYHGPEDVRIEDVPQRPLGATDVRIGVAACGICGSDLHEYRSGPMLIPEERPHPITGATLPLVMGHEFAGEVIECGADVSGVEPGDRVTVNPILYCGDCRYCDRGAYHLCSSGGFLGLTGRGGFAETAVVSADSVVKLPDGVDYAGGALIEPLSVAVHAIRQSGLQLGDTVAVLGAGPIGLAVVAAARAAGARTIVASEPQPDRRELAVEFGADVAVDPTTDDAVDVVRDHTDGGADVAFEVAGIEATFNQAIRATAKNGTVAAVGIFEDDVTMGARTAIPGERAVVGTLGYEGGPLAALDFKRTLALLERGAFDPSTFVTARIGLDEIVEAGFEALLDGGEHVKVLVEP, encoded by the coding sequence ATGCGCGCCGCCGTCTACCACGGGCCCGAAGACGTCCGAATCGAAGACGTTCCGCAACGACCGCTGGGGGCGACCGACGTCCGGATCGGCGTCGCGGCCTGCGGGATCTGCGGCTCCGATCTCCACGAGTACCGGTCGGGGCCGATGTTGATCCCCGAGGAGCGCCCCCACCCGATCACGGGCGCGACGCTCCCGCTCGTCATGGGCCACGAGTTCGCCGGCGAGGTCATCGAGTGCGGGGCGGACGTGTCCGGCGTCGAGCCGGGCGACCGAGTCACCGTCAACCCGATCCTCTACTGCGGCGACTGTCGCTACTGCGATCGGGGCGCGTACCACCTCTGTTCGAGCGGCGGCTTCCTCGGGCTGACCGGTCGCGGCGGCTTCGCCGAGACCGCCGTCGTCTCGGCCGACAGCGTCGTGAAACTCCCGGACGGCGTCGATTACGCTGGGGGCGCGCTGATCGAGCCGCTGAGCGTCGCTGTCCACGCGATCCGGCAGTCCGGGCTACAACTCGGCGACACCGTCGCCGTCCTCGGGGCGGGGCCGATCGGACTCGCGGTCGTCGCCGCGGCGCGCGCGGCAGGCGCGCGAACGATCGTCGCCTCCGAACCCCAACCCGACCGCCGCGAGCTCGCCGTCGAGTTCGGGGCTGACGTGGCCGTCGATCCGACGACCGACGACGCGGTCGACGTGGTTCGCGACCACACGGACGGCGGTGCCGACGTCGCCTTCGAGGTCGCGGGCATCGAGGCGACGTTCAATCAGGCCATCCGGGCGACGGCAAAGAACGGGACGGTGGCGGCGGTCGGCATCTTCGAGGACGACGTGACCATGGGCGCGCGGACGGCGATCCCCGGCGAGCGAGCGGTCGTCGGCACGCTCGGCTACGAGGGCGGACCGCTGGCTGCGCTCGATTTCAAGCGGACGCTCGCCCTGCTGGAACGCGGCGCGTTCGACCCGTCGACGTTCGTCACGGCCCGGATCGGTCTCGACGAGATCGTCGAGGCGGGGTTCGAAGCGCTCCTCGACGGCGGCGAGCACGTGAAGGTCCTCGTCGAACCTTGA
- a CDS encoding thiolase family protein has protein sequence MSPTDAVIVQAVRTPQGKHGGVFADVHSERLSVPLVDRMLDDTGLSGDEVDDVVWGCAKQVKEQTNNIARVIALTSGLGERVPGTTIDRLCGSSAQAIITARDSIVASQRECIIAGGVENMSRVERDYGIGSFPGIAERYDADALAMGMTAEKVAREFDVSRAAQDEYGARSQQRAVEATESGRFDDEILPIETGDGIVERDEGLRPGTTAQKLSNLPPAFEEGGTVHAGNASQVSDGAAAVMITSRAFAEEHGLDVLATVGDHSVAGVDPTIMGIGPVPAVRELNERTGTTAEDYDLVELNEAFASQTLYCQRELGFDDDAFNVNGGAIAIGHPLGASGARLPVTLIHELGRRGGGLGLSTMCVGYGQGVAIQFHVE, from the coding sequence ATGAGCCCCACTGACGCAGTAATCGTACAGGCAGTTCGAACGCCGCAGGGCAAACACGGGGGCGTCTTCGCGGACGTACACAGCGAACGCCTCTCGGTCCCTCTCGTCGACCGGATGCTCGACGACACCGGACTCTCCGGAGACGAGGTCGACGACGTGGTCTGGGGCTGCGCCAAGCAGGTCAAAGAGCAGACGAACAACATCGCGCGCGTGATCGCGCTCACCTCCGGCCTCGGCGAGCGCGTCCCGGGGACGACGATCGACCGCCTCTGTGGCTCCTCAGCGCAGGCGATCATCACCGCCAGGGACTCGATCGTCGCCAGCCAACGCGAGTGCATCATTGCGGGCGGCGTCGAGAACATGTCCCGCGTCGAGCGCGACTACGGTATCGGCTCGTTTCCGGGCATCGCGGAGCGATACGACGCCGACGCGCTCGCGATGGGGATGACCGCCGAGAAGGTCGCCCGCGAGTTCGACGTCTCGCGGGCGGCCCAAGACGAGTACGGGGCCAGAAGCCAACAGCGCGCGGTCGAGGCGACCGAATCGGGACGATTCGACGACGAGATCCTCCCGATCGAAACCGGGGACGGAATCGTCGAGCGCGACGAGGGGCTCCGACCGGGTACAACCGCTCAGAAGCTCTCGAACCTCCCACCGGCGTTCGAGGAGGGCGGAACGGTCCACGCCGGCAACGCCTCGCAGGTCTCAGACGGCGCGGCCGCGGTGATGATAACGTCGCGAGCCTTCGCCGAGGAGCATGGCCTGGACGTGCTGGCGACCGTCGGCGATCACAGCGTCGCGGGCGTCGACCCGACGATCATGGGAATCGGACCCGTGCCGGCCGTCCGGGAACTCAACGAGCGAACCGGGACGACGGCCGAGGACTACGATCTCGTCGAGTTGAACGAGGCGTTCGCCAGCCAGACGCTGTACTGCCAGCGCGAGCTGGGCTTCGACGACGACGCGTTCAACGTCAACGGCGGCGCGATCGCGATCGGCCACCCCCTCGGCGCGTCCGGTGCCCGCCTCCCGGTGACGCTGATCCACGAACTCGGACGACGCGGCGGCGGCCTCGGCCTCTCGACGATGTGCGTCGGCTACGGGCAGGGCGTGGCGATCCAGTTCCACGTCGAGTAG
- a CDS encoding acyl-CoA dehydrogenase family protein, producing MAFQLSDEHRAIRQAVREFGANEIGPVAREHDEAAKYPEELRREAAAFDLVAPHIPAKYGGAGMDLLSSVIVVEELWRADPGIGSAVGSAGFGTNMIVEYGDEWMKSEWLPAIADGEAASYSAISEPAHGSNVAGMETRAEKDGDEWVINGNKMWITNGTVADVGVLMAKTTPDAGHKGITAFLVPTDTEGFRTEKIDNKLGIRASDLAEVVIEDVRVPEENVVGEVDEGFYQLMDFFAQGRTRVAAQAVGAAQAALDAALEYAGEREQFDQPIGEFQAIRHKLADMATNVEAARALTYRAASTVDGGHDQLAAKFASMAKLFASEHAVDVTDEAIQVHGGAGYVSDHPVERYYRDARITKIYEGTSEIQKNIIADRLL from the coding sequence ATGGCGTTTCAGCTATCGGACGAGCACCGCGCGATCCGGCAGGCCGTCCGCGAGTTCGGTGCGAACGAGATCGGCCCCGTCGCGAGAGAACACGACGAGGCGGCGAAATATCCCGAGGAACTCCGGCGCGAGGCCGCAGCGTTCGACCTCGTCGCGCCGCACATCCCGGCGAAGTACGGCGGTGCGGGCATGGATCTGCTCTCGTCGGTCATCGTCGTCGAGGAGTTGTGGCGGGCCGACCCCGGCATCGGCAGCGCCGTCGGCAGCGCCGGCTTCGGGACGAACATGATCGTCGAGTACGGCGACGAGTGGATGAAATCGGAGTGGTTGCCAGCCATCGCCGACGGCGAGGCCGCCTCGTACTCCGCGATCTCCGAACCGGCGCACGGCTCCAACGTCGCCGGGATGGAGACCCGCGCCGAAAAAGACGGCGACGAGTGGGTGATCAACGGCAACAAGATGTGGATCACCAACGGGACCGTCGCGGACGTGGGCGTGTTGATGGCCAAGACGACGCCCGACGCCGGTCACAAGGGAATCACCGCCTTTCTCGTTCCGACGGACACGGAGGGCTTCCGGACCGAGAAGATCGACAACAAACTCGGTATCCGGGCGTCGGACCTCGCGGAGGTCGTCATCGAAGACGTGCGCGTCCCCGAGGAGAACGTCGTCGGCGAGGTCGACGAGGGGTTCTACCAGTTGATGGACTTCTTCGCACAGGGCCGGACCCGCGTCGCCGCCCAGGCCGTCGGGGCCGCCCAGGCCGCCCTCGACGCGGCGCTCGAGTACGCCGGCGAACGCGAGCAGTTCGACCAGCCGATCGGCGAGTTCCAGGCGATCCGGCACAAACTCGCCGACATGGCGACGAACGTCGAGGCGGCGCGCGCGCTCACGTATCGAGCCGCCTCGACCGTCGATGGTGGCCACGATCAACTCGCGGCGAAGTTCGCCAGCATGGCGAAGCTGTTCGCCTCCGAGCACGCCGTCGACGTGACCGACGAGGCGATCCAGGTCCACGGCGGCGCAGGCTACGTCTCCGACCACCCCGTCGAGCGTTACTACCGCGACGCCCGGATCACGAAGATCTACGAGGGGACGAGCGAGATTCAAAAGAACATCATCGCCGATCGGTTGCTGTAA
- a CDS encoding MaoC family dehydratase, with protein sequence MTKYYEDLSVGDRFRFGEYDVTDEEIRAFAGKYDPQPFHLDAEAAADSVFGELVASGWHTASISMRLLVDHAFDDIAIMGGRGIDDLRWHRPIYPGETLSGAAEVVAKPEDGLRDTRGNVDFEITITKPDGSVAMSYVTLSMVRRRGAP encoded by the coding sequence ATGACGAAATACTACGAGGACCTGTCCGTCGGCGATCGGTTTCGGTTCGGCGAGTACGACGTCACCGACGAGGAGATCCGGGCGTTCGCTGGCAAATACGACCCCCAGCCGTTTCACCTCGACGCCGAGGCGGCGGCAGATTCGGTCTTCGGCGAACTCGTCGCCAGCGGGTGGCACACCGCCTCGATCTCGATGCGGCTGTTGGTCGATCACGCCTTCGACGACATCGCGATCATGGGCGGCCGCGGCATCGACGATCTCCGGTGGCACCGTCCGATCTATCCCGGCGAGACGCTCTCGGGCGCGGCCGAGGTCGTCGCGAAACCCGAGGACGGCCTGCGGGACACGCGCGGGAACGTCGACTTCGAGATCACCATCACCAAACCGGACGGGTCGGTCGCGATGTCGTACGTGACGTTGAGTATGGTCCGACGCCGGGGGGCGCCGTAA
- a CDS encoding SDR family NAD(P)-dependent oxidoreductase: MREQIDFSGDSVIVTGAASGIGQGVAEGFAAEGANVVIADIDEERGPSVAEEIADEHGVDAEFIYTDVSDHDSCGETVSDTVDAFGSLDVLVNVAAGGLQNAKDLNQPFIEETPDNWAPHIHVTLKGPINMTHNALPVMKEQGGGSIINFASDSYQGQDPNLTMYATAKAGVVTFTKSLAKEVGEFDVRVNCISPSTTWTPSTQEWLDEYGDKVAENYPLGRLGYPEDHANAAIFLASDASDWVTGQVLSVNGGFI; the protein is encoded by the coding sequence ATGCGTGAACAGATAGATTTTAGCGGAGACTCGGTTATCGTTACCGGGGCGGCATCGGGCATCGGACAGGGCGTCGCCGAGGGGTTCGCGGCGGAGGGGGCGAACGTCGTCATCGCCGACATCGACGAGGAGCGCGGCCCGTCGGTCGCCGAGGAGATCGCCGACGAGCACGGCGTCGACGCGGAGTTCATCTACACCGACGTGAGCGATCACGACTCCTGTGGCGAGACCGTCTCGGACACCGTCGACGCGTTCGGGAGTCTCGACGTGCTCGTGAACGTCGCCGCCGGCGGCCTCCAGAACGCGAAGGACCTGAACCAGCCGTTCATCGAGGAGACGCCCGACAACTGGGCGCCGCACATCCACGTGACGCTCAAGGGACCGATCAACATGACGCACAACGCCCTCCCCGTGATGAAAGAGCAGGGCGGCGGCTCGATAATCAACTTCGCCTCTGACTCCTACCAGGGACAGGATCCCAATCTGACGATGTACGCGACCGCGAAGGCCGGCGTCGTCACGTTCACGAAGTCGCTGGCGAAGGAGGTCGGCGAGTTCGACGTCCGCGTCAACTGCATCTCCCCGAGTACGACGTGGACGCCGTCGACCCAGGAGTGGCTCGATGAGTACGGCGACAAGGTCGCCGAGAACTATCCGCTCGGACGGCTCGGCTACCCCGAGGACCACGCCAACGCTGCGATCTTCCTCGCGAGCGACGCCTCCGATTGGGTCACGGGGCAGGTGCTGAGCGTGAACGGCGGCTTCATCTAA
- a CDS encoding amidohydrolase family protein → MSFRAIDTMSRPQYADPEMAKGLFEAYEYRVLAKTTFGGLTEKMGLGDDELWKVLTVLGNDSLEATVEEMDEVGVEYMFMDQNMLWSQRDSRLITAASVEELAEMADRSDGRIVPGVGYNPNRITESIERLERAVKDLGFKYVWFHPMSWGLKPSDSECYPLYSKCVELDVPVTIQTGQSAEPLTSEPGRPMYADEVAIDFPELELVLSHTGWPWTSEWCSMLWRHPNVYGNVGAYYPEFMPDEQVEFIDSGRIREKVLWATNGLDLGRHRAEFEELDLRDETRRRVLKENAVELFDL, encoded by the coding sequence ATGAGCTTTCGAGCCATAGATACGATGTCCCGGCCGCAGTACGCGGACCCCGAGATGGCCAAGGGCCTCTTCGAGGCCTACGAGTACCGGGTGCTGGCGAAGACCACCTTCGGCGGCCTGACTGAGAAGATGGGTCTCGGCGATGACGAGCTCTGGAAGGTCCTCACCGTTCTCGGCAACGACTCCCTCGAGGCGACCGTCGAGGAGATGGACGAGGTCGGCGTCGAGTACATGTTCATGGACCAGAACATGCTCTGGTCCCAGCGCGATTCGCGGCTGATCACGGCCGCGAGCGTCGAGGAGCTCGCCGAGATGGCCGACCGATCCGACGGTCGGATCGTCCCCGGCGTTGGATACAATCCAAACCGGATCACCGAAAGCATCGAACGGCTCGAACGCGCCGTCAAGGACCTCGGCTTCAAGTACGTCTGGTTCCACCCGATGTCGTGGGGGCTCAAACCGAGCGACAGCGAGTGTTACCCGCTGTACAGCAAGTGCGTCGAACTCGACGTGCCGGTGACGATCCAGACCGGCCAGTCGGCCGAACCACTGACGAGCGAACCGGGGCGGCCGATGTACGCCGACGAGGTCGCCATCGACTTCCCCGAACTCGAACTCGTGCTCTCGCACACCGGCTGGCCGTGGACGAGCGAGTGGTGCTCGATGCTGTGGCGACACCCGAACGTCTACGGCAACGTCGGCGCGTACTACCCCGAGTTCATGCCCGACGAGCAGGTCGAGTTCATCGACTCGGGCCGCATCCGCGAGAAGGTCCTGTGGGCGACGAATGGGCTGGATCTCGGCCGACACAGAGCGGAGTTCGAGGAGCTCGACCTCCGCGACGAGACGCGCCGCCGCGTGCTCAAAGAGAACGCCGTCGAACTGTTCGACCTCTGA
- a CDS encoding SDR family NAD(P)-dependent oxidoreductase: METRLDGQTAVVIGGTTGIGRAISEELHAAGASVVPTSRTETSVREAAEAVECDLVEPTDVTDADQVEVLFEAVAETYGDIDTLVNCAGYVPDAKPVPDVDDDEWATVLDVNLTGVFNAVRLAPSYLTGEHRSIVNVGSISEDTVMNGLGHYAASKAAVRTLGEYLAVEYADYDIRVNTVAPGYVETRQNRTELETPRIREAIHKGTPLSRYAERGEVADTVVFLASPEASFVTGERIRIDGGFPL; the protein is encoded by the coding sequence ATGGAAACACGTCTCGACGGCCAGACCGCCGTGGTCATCGGCGGCACGACCGGTATCGGCCGAGCGATATCCGAGGAACTGCACGCGGCGGGCGCGAGCGTCGTGCCGACGAGCCGAACCGAAACGAGCGTCCGCGAGGCCGCGGAGGCGGTTGAGTGTGATCTCGTCGAACCGACCGACGTGACCGACGCCGATCAGGTGGAAGTTCTCTTCGAGGCGGTCGCCGAGACGTACGGTGACATCGACACGCTGGTGAACTGCGCGGGCTACGTCCCCGACGCGAAGCCGGTACCGGACGTCGACGACGACGAGTGGGCGACGGTTCTCGACGTGAATCTGACCGGCGTCTTCAACGCCGTCCGCCTCGCCCCGTCGTATCTGACGGGCGAACACCGGTCGATCGTGAACGTCGGCTCGATCTCGGAGGACACGGTGATGAACGGTCTCGGCCACTACGCCGCGAGCAAGGCGGCGGTTCGGACGCTCGGCGAGTACCTCGCCGTCGAGTACGCCGACTACGACATCCGCGTGAACACCGTCGCGCCAGGGTACGTCGAGACGCGACAGAACCGAACCGAGCTCGAAACGCCGAGGATTCGCGAGGCGATTCACAAGGGGACGCCGCTGTCGCGGTACGCCGAGCGCGGTGAGGTCGCCGACACGGTCGTCTTTCTCGCCTCGCCCGAGGCGTCGTTCGTGACCGGCGAGAGGATCCGGATCGACGGCGGCTTTCCGCTGTGA
- a CDS encoding acyl-CoA dehydrogenase family protein, translated as MTVPVSQEYEAVRKTAREYAQNELKPIYREYNEKGEFPYDLVEDMAEVGLRGIMVPVEYGGVGMDMLSHAIVMEEVSAVWPSAGIKMDEGLMRYLRMFGTEEQKERYLPKLCSGEYVDAIALSEPDYGSDFAGIETTAERDGDEYVLNGSKMWVTNAGKSDLMVVTAKTDQPERHRGISLFLIETQNNDGCTVEPGIDMMGFDASESHEVVLDDCRVPEENLLGEENGGFYHTMKMLEENRVSVAARGLGIAVGAYDASKQYITEREQFGKKIGEFQAIQHKIADMAVQIENSKHLVYNAARLCDDGEPFDTEASMAKLYASEAAHDVASEAVQIHGGYGYTKEFPVQMFFRDAKGIEIYEGTSEIQKNVIAKNVME; from the coding sequence ATGACGGTCCCAGTCAGCCAAGAGTACGAAGCCGTGCGGAAAACCGCTCGCGAGTACGCCCAGAACGAACTCAAACCGATCTACCGCGAGTACAACGAGAAGGGCGAGTTCCCCTACGACCTCGTCGAGGACATGGCCGAGGTCGGCCTGCGCGGGATCATGGTCCCGGTCGAGTACGGCGGCGTCGGGATGGACATGCTGAGCCACGCGATCGTGATGGAGGAGGTTTCGGCCGTCTGGCCCTCCGCGGGCATCAAGATGGACGAGGGATTGATGCGGTACCTCCGGATGTTCGGCACCGAGGAACAAAAAGAGCGGTACCTCCCCAAACTCTGCTCCGGCGAGTACGTCGACGCGATCGCCCTCTCTGAGCCCGACTACGGCTCCGACTTCGCCGGCATCGAGACGACCGCCGAGAGAGACGGCGACGAGTACGTCCTCAACGGGAGCAAGATGTGGGTGACGAACGCCGGCAAGTCCGATCTCATGGTCGTCACCGCGAAGACGGATCAGCCGGAACGCCACCGCGGGATCAGCCTCTTTTTGATCGAGACGCAGAACAACGACGGCTGCACCGTCGAACCCGGCATCGACATGATGGGTTTCGACGCCTCCGAGTCTCACGAGGTCGTCCTTGACGACTGTCGCGTTCCCGAGGAGAACCTGCTCGGCGAGGAGAACGGGGGCTTTTACCACACGATGAAGATGCTCGAGGAGAACCGCGTCTCCGTCGCCGCTCGCGGGCTCGGTATCGCCGTCGGCGCGTACGACGCCTCGAAACAATACATCACCGAGCGCGAGCAGTTCGGGAAAAAGATCGGCGAGTTCCAGGCGATCCAGCACAAGATCGCGGACATGGCCGTCCAGATCGAGAACTCCAAGCACCTCGTCTACAACGCCGCGCGGCTCTGTGACGACGGCGAACCCTTCGACACCGAGGCGTCGATGGCGAAGCTGTACGCCTCCGAAGCCGCCCACGACGTCGCGAGCGAGGCCGTCCAGATCCACGGCGGCTACGGCTACACGAAGGAGTTTCCCGTCCAGATGTTCTTCCGCGACGCGAAGGGGATCGAGATCTACGAGGGGACGAGCGAGATCCAAAAGAACGTCATCGCGAAGAACGTCATGGAGTAA
- a CDS encoding enoyl-CoA hydratase/isomerase family protein produces the protein MVNASFTVTDGVGRVRLERDEKLNAIDLPTKTEIIDRLEAYRDDGEVRAVLFESEGDRAFCAGGDLQEVYEMDYQLIPFTEGWDELFTLMHDLGKPTVAKVDGYALGGGFDLALHTDIVVASDDAVLGQPEINLGLVNHFSPPLLHRMVGLRKTLEIMMLGETLSAEEAAEMGLITRCVPADDLDDEVDTILDTLTSKPPRIMKKLKESIYASLEMSPSSGRDHIERIAVESVRVDPDHPEGVDAQLEGREPNWPQ, from the coding sequence ATGGTGAACGCATCCTTCACTGTGACCGACGGCGTCGGCCGCGTTCGGCTCGAACGCGACGAGAAGCTCAACGCGATCGATCTCCCGACGAAGACCGAGATCATCGACCGCCTGGAGGCGTATCGCGACGACGGCGAGGTGCGGGCCGTCCTCTTCGAGAGCGAGGGGGATCGCGCCTTCTGTGCCGGCGGCGATCTCCAGGAGGTCTACGAGATGGACTATCAGCTCATACCGTTCACGGAGGGGTGGGACGAGCTGTTCACGCTGATGCACGATCTGGGGAAGCCGACCGTCGCGAAAGTAGACGGCTACGCGCTCGGCGGCGGGTTCGACCTCGCGTTGCACACCGACATCGTCGTCGCCTCCGACGACGCCGTCCTGGGTCAGCCGGAGATCAACCTCGGGTTGGTCAACCACTTTTCGCCGCCGCTGCTCCACCGGATGGTCGGGCTCCGGAAGACGCTGGAGATCATGATGCTCGGCGAGACGCTGAGCGCCGAGGAGGCCGCCGAGATGGGGCTCATCACACGCTGCGTTCCGGCCGACGACCTCGACGACGAGGTCGACACGATCCTCGACACCCTGACGTCGAAGCCGCCGCGGATCATGAAGAAACTGAAGGAGTCGATCTACGCGAGCCTCGAGATGTCGCCGAGCAGCGGCCGCGACCACATCGAACGGATCGCCGTCGAGAGCGTCCGGGTGGACCCGGACCATCCCGAGGGCGTCGACGCGCAACTCGAGGGGCGCGAGCCGAACTGGCCCCAGTAA
- a CDS encoding IclR family transcriptional regulator, with product MQRTDPPLRTVARAFDVIELLWESNGATLAEVTRRLDLPKSTVHDYLRTLEMVGYVTRIDDIYQVSYRFLTTGGRLRNRSRFFQTARPVVHRLADETGEVASIGIEEDGECVILHAMRGEQSLELGIYPGLRIPMHAHATGKVLLAHLPEAYAEEAIFSGGLEAVTDHTITDVDRMKRELETIRERGYAADWDEQILGMGTVSVPIVIDDELIGSISVSGPTGRIEDDDYREELLKRVREAANTIVVGYQYGH from the coding sequence ATGCAACGGACGGATCCGCCGCTTCGGACGGTCGCGCGAGCCTTCGACGTGATCGAACTGCTCTGGGAGTCGAACGGGGCGACGCTCGCCGAGGTCACGCGCCGACTCGACCTCCCGAAGAGCACCGTCCACGACTACCTCCGCACGCTCGAGATGGTCGGCTACGTCACGCGGATCGACGACATCTACCAGGTGAGTTACCGATTCCTGACGACCGGGGGGCGACTCCGAAACCGCAGCCGGTTCTTCCAGACGGCCCGTCCCGTCGTCCACCGGTTAGCCGACGAGACCGGCGAGGTCGCGAGCATCGGCATCGAGGAGGACGGCGAGTGCGTCATCCTCCACGCGATGCGCGGCGAGCAGTCGTTGGAGTTGGGGATCTATCCGGGGCTTCGAATCCCGATGCACGCGCACGCGACGGGGAAGGTACTCCTCGCACATCTCCCGGAGGCGTACGCCGAGGAGGCGATCTTCTCGGGGGGGCTGGAGGCCGTCACCGACCACACGATCACGGACGTCGACCGAATGAAGCGGGAGCTGGAGACGATCCGCGAGCGGGGATACGCCGCCGACTGGGACGAGCAGATCCTCGGCATGGGCACGGTGTCGGTCCCCATCGTGATCGACGACGAGCTCATCGGCTCGATCTCGGTCTCCGGGCCGACCGGCCGGATCGAAGACGACGACTACCGCGAGGAACTACTCAAGCGCGTTCGCGAGGCGGCGAACACCATCGTGGTCGGCTATCAGTACGGCCACTGA
- a CDS encoding class I adenylate-forming enzyme family protein — protein sequence MITHKEYLERNAEWRSDRSALRIAETGESVTWEAFDERANRFGNALADRGIRKGDRVAVVLYNTVEFPVAVYGCYKIGAVPVPLNYMLTRGDFAYIFDDTNPQVVVYDAGVGEAVEGAADDARRRADLIRVGDEGEAGESIEAYDQLLESGATRRPDDYPLHADETVYILYTSGTTGNPKGVTFTAETADRRAIEMASMTNLTQDSTALQLSPWFHAGGIDNTVHPSVTGGAELVVQDDFGPEPALESIESYAVTHISSVPTLTKRIAETEGVDDRNLSSIECWINMGSPLSQRNAETFLETLTPNVYNNYGTTETLTDTVLRPEDLPEKAGTVGRPNIDKRVRTIRTDRGRRVDPDETVPVGEKGQVVVSGDTLFDGYFGNAEATKRAYNDGWFYTKDVGVIDEDGYLTITGRADDMINSGGELVSPVEVEDALESHDGVEAAIVVGVPDEEWGERVKAIVVADEGTDEETLVEYCKASGRLAGYKRPRRWEFTDELERTATGKKQRFKYRPD from the coding sequence ATGATCACGCACAAAGAGTATCTGGAACGGAACGCCGAGTGGCGGAGCGATCGGTCCGCCCTCCGGATCGCCGAGACGGGCGAGTCGGTGACGTGGGAGGCGTTCGACGAGCGCGCCAACCGGTTCGGGAACGCGCTGGCCGACCGGGGTATCCGCAAGGGCGATCGGGTCGCGGTCGTGCTGTACAACACCGTCGAGTTCCCGGTCGCCGTCTACGGCTGTTACAAGATCGGCGCGGTTCCGGTCCCGCTCAACTACATGCTCACGCGGGGCGACTTCGCGTACATCTTCGACGACACGAACCCGCAGGTCGTCGTCTACGACGCGGGGGTCGGCGAGGCCGTCGAGGGAGCGGCCGACGACGCCCGCCGGCGTGCCGACCTGATTCGCGTCGGCGACGAAGGCGAAGCGGGGGAAAGCATCGAGGCGTACGACCAACTCCTCGAATCGGGAGCGACGCGCCGACCCGACGACTACCCCCTGCACGCCGACGAAACCGTCTACATCCTCTACACCAGCGGGACGACCGGCAACCCCAAGGGCGTGACGTTCACCGCCGAGACGGCCGACAGGCGAGCCATCGAGATGGCGTCGATGACAAATCTGACCCAGGACAGCACCGCCTTACAGCTCTCGCCGTGGTTTCACGCCGGCGGCATCGACAACACCGTTCATCCCTCGGTGACGGGCGGGGCCGAACTGGTCGTCCAGGACGACTTCGGTCCGGAACCGGCGCTGGAGTCGATCGAGTCCTACGCCGTCACCCACATCTCCAGCGTGCCGACCCTGACAAAGCGCATCGCCGAAACCGAGGGGGTCGACGATCGCAACCTCTCGTCGATCGAGTGTTGGATCAACATGGGATCGCCGCTGTCGCAGCGGAACGCCGAGACGTTCCTCGAGACGCTGACGCCGAACGTCTACAACAACTACGGAACGACGGAGACGCTGACCGACACCGTGTTGCGGCCCGAAGACCTGCCCGAAAAGGCGGGAACCGTCGGCCGGCCGAACATCGACAAGCGGGTCCGAACGATCCGAACCGACCGCGGCCGGCGCGTCGATCCCGACGAGACGGTCCCGGTCGGCGAGAAAGGGCAGGTGGTCGTCTCCGGCGACACCCTCTTCGACGGCTACTTCGGGAACGCCGAGGCGACGAAGCGGGCGTATAACGACGGGTGGTTCTACACGAAGGACGTCGGCGTCATCGACGAGGACGGCTACCTGACGATCACCGGCCGCGCCGACGACATGATCAACAGCGGCGGCGAACTCGTCTCGCCGGTCGAGGTCGAGGACGCCTTGGAGTCACACGACGGCGTCGAGGCGGCCATCGTCGTCGGCGTCCCCGACGAGGAGTGGGGCGAGCGCGTGAAGGCGATCGTCGTCGCCGACGAGGGCACGGACGAGGAGACGCTGGTCGAGTACTGCAAGGCATCCGGCAGGCTCGCGGGCTACAAGCGACCGCGTCGTTGGGAGTTCACCGACGAACTCGAACGCACGGCGACCGGGAAGAAACAGCGGTTCAAGTACCGACCGGACTGA